From the genome of Papaver somniferum cultivar HN1 chromosome 2, ASM357369v1, whole genome shotgun sequence, one region includes:
- the LOC113351673 gene encoding zinc finger BED domain-containing protein RICESLEEPER 2-like yields the protein MIITPILDETEESQYEYHVRTTPTSPPPANDVQLQSNDTAHPNAADGDDAEDEATKTRTGRKRSITDIRQAVLTPSRKKDVRNQLTTYNFDQSAARKELAYMIILHEYPLSIVEHEGFRRYSNALQPLFKVVSRNTIKNDIFKIYDEEKVKIMQLLEKHQGKIALTTDMWTTKQKKGYMVITSHFIDDSWILQSQIIRFMYVPCPHTAEVLSEALMECLLDWNIDGKISTITVDNCTTNDLMIKNTLEKLSSNSLLLGGDLFHMRCCAHILALIVKQGLEGIKGAIELIRNSVSYWKATPKRVEKFEEAARQLNIACTNKLVLDCETRWNSTYMMLNIAIKYQRVFTRLKQREPQYKYLPGEEDWSFAREMCDKLKIFYNFMKKFSGVKYPTTNLFFQVFVRLDCH from the exons ATGATCATTACACCGATCCTAGACGAAACTGAAGAATCTCAATATGAATACCATGTACGGACAACTCCAACTTCGCCTCCACCAGCTAATGACGTCCAACTTCAATCTAATGATACTGCGCATCCAAATGCAGCTGATGGTGACGATGCCGAGGATGAAGCTACCAAAACAAGAACAGGGAGGAAGAGGTCCATA ACAGACATAAGACAAGCGGTACTTACTCCGAGTAGAAAAAAAGATGTGCGAAACCAGCTTACaacatataattttgatcaatctGCCGCCAGGAAGGAGCTCGCTTACATGATAATTCTACATGAATACCCGCTTTCCATCGTCGAGCATGAAGGATTCAGAAGATATTCAAATGCACTCCAACCACTGTTTAAGGTGGTATCCCGAAACACCATTAAAAATGACATTTTCAAAATATACGATGAAGAAAAAGTTAAAATAATGCAGCTTTTAGAGAAACATCAAGGAAAAATTGCATTAACCACTGATATGTGGACCACTAAACAAAAGAAAGGATACATGGTCATTACATCTCATTTTATCGATGATTCATGGATCCTACAAAGCCAAATTATCAG GTTTATGTATGTTCCATGTCCACATACAGCTGAGGTCCTCTCGGAAGCATTGATGGAATGTCTGTTGGATTGGAATATTGATGGTAAGATATCTACTATTACTGTTGATAATTGCACCACTAATGATCTTATGATCAAAAATACCTTGGAAAAATTGTCAAGTAACTCATTACTATTGGGTGGAGATTTGTTTCATATGCGTTGTTGTGCGCACATACTAGCTCTCATAGTCAAGCAAGGATTAGAAGGGATTAAAGGGGCAATCGAGTTGATTCGTAATAGTGTTTCTTACTGGAAAGCAACACCAAAACGAGTTGAAAAATTCGAAGAGGCTGCTCGTCAGTTAAATATTGCATGTACAAATAAGCTAGTCCTTGATTGTGAGACTAGATGGAACTCTACATATATGATGCTTAATATTGCTATTAAGTATCAAAGGGTCTTCACTCGCCTAAAGCAACGAGAGCCACAATATAAGTATTTGCCCGGTGAAGAAGATTGGTCGTTCGCAAGGGAGATGTGTGATAAATTGAAGATATTTTATAACTTCATGAAGAAGTTTTCTGGAGTAAAATATCCTACAACCAATCTTTTTTTCCAAGTATTTGTGAGATTAGATTGTCATTGA
- the LOC113348544 gene encoding nucleobase-ascorbate transporter 1-like gives MADIINPPMEQLQDLEYCIDSNPPWAETIILAFQNYILMLGTTVMIPAALVPLMGGSDGDKIRVIQTLLFVSGINTLLQALFGTRLPAVVGGSSAYLVPILYIIGDSSLQQITEPHERFLHSMRATQGALIVAASLQIILGYSQVWGLFSRFFSPLGMAPVVGLVGLGLFERGFPVVGNCVEIGIPMLLLVIGLSQYLKHIRPFKDVPIFERFPVLICVTIIWAYSHVLTAGGAYKNRRNVTQVSCRTDRANLIYDAPWFKFPYPLQWGAPTFSAGHSFAMMSAVLVSMIESTGAYQAASRLAIATPPPAYVLSRGIGWQGIGILLDGLFGTLTGSTVSVENVGLLGLTRVGSRRVVQISAGFMIFFATMGKFGALFASIPFPIFAALYCVLFGLVASVGLSFLQFTNMNSMRNLFILGISLFLGISVPQYFNNFWLTAHHGAVHTRAGWFDAFLNTIFASPPTVGLIVAVVLDNTLEVEKSKKDRGMPWWVKFRTFRGDNRNEEFYTLPFNLNRFFPPT, from the exons ATGGCAGACATAATCAATCCCCCTATGGAACAGCTTCAAGACCTTGAGTATTGTATAGACTCTAACCCTCCTTGGG cgGAAACCATCATATTAGCAtttcaaaactacatcttgaTGTTGGGGACTACTGTCATGATACCAGCGGCACTTGTCCCACTAATGGGAGGATCTGAT GGTGACAAGATACGAGTGATACAAACACTACTATTTGTATCTGGCATAAACACACTTCTACAAGCATTGTTTGGAACCAGGTTACCAGCAGTAGTTGGTGGTTCTTCTGCCTATCTTGTACCTATCCTTTATATTATCGGAGACTCATCTCTACAACAAATCACTGAACCTCATGAA AGATTTTTACACAGTATGAGGGCAACTCAAGGAGCCCTGATTGTAGCTGCAAGCTTACAGATCATACTGGGATATAGTCAAGTATGGGGGCTTTTTTCGCG TTTTTTCAGCCCTCTCGGTATGGCACCTGTTGTCGGATTGGTTGGTTTGGGGTTATTTGAGCGTGGGTTTCCTGTG gtGGGCAACTGTGTTGAGATTGGGATTCCTATGCTCTTGTTAGTCATTGGATTGTCACAG TACCTGAAGCACATTAGGCCTTTCAAGGATGTCCCAATATTTGAAAGGTTTCCGGTACTGATTTGTGTCACGATCATTTGGGCCTACTCCCATGTCTTAACCGCAGGTGGGGCCTACAAAAATAGACGTAATGTAACCCAAGTGAGCTGTCGCACTGACAGAGCCAATCTCATATATGACGCACCTTG GTTCAAGTTTCCATATCCTCTTCAATGGGGCGCACCAACTTTTAGTGCAGGTCATTCATTTGCTATGATGTCTGCAGTCTTAGTGTCTATGATAGAG TCAACTGGCGCATACCAGGCAGCATCCCGCTTGGCGATTGCAACTCCACCTCCCGCGTATGTTTTGAGCCGAGGAATTGGTTGGCAG GGTATTGGGATATTGCTTGATGGTCTTTTTGGAACTTTGACTGGTTCTACCGTATCAGT GGAGAATGTGGGGCTTCTTGGATTGACCCGAGTAGGCAGTCGAAGAGTAGTTCAAATATCAGCaggtttcatgatattttttgCTACGATGG GAAAGTTTGGAGCTCTCTTTGCATCTattccctttcccatatttgcCGCACTATACTGTGTTCTGTTTGGTCTTGTGG CTTCGGTCGGGTTATCCTTCCTTCAGTTCACAAACATGAATTCCATGAGAAATCTCTTTATCCTTGGGATATCACTTTTCCTCGGGATATCGGTCCCCCAGTATTTTAATAACTTCTGGTTAACTGCACACCATGGAGCTGTTCACACTCGTGCGGGATGG TTTGATGCCTTCTTAAATACAATTTTCGCATCTCCACCGACGGTGGGATTGATTGTTGCAGTGGTTCTTGATAACACACTAGAAGTTGAAAAGTCAAAGAAGGATCGAGGAATGCCGTGGTGGGTAAAGTTTAGAACTTTCAGAGGTGATAACAGAAATGAAGAGTTCTACACTTTACCATTTAATCTCAACAGGTTCTTTCCACCCACTTAA